ACGCCGCTGTACCGGGAGCTCGCGAAGCACCAGCTGCTCGTCTGAGGCGTTCGCCCGGGGCATCCGCCGGTCGCGCCATCGGCCGCGTGCACCTGCACACGGCTGTAACGCGCAGCACGTACCCTCGTCTCATGGACTTCACCGTTCCCCAGCAGCGCAGCGTCGTCACCGAGCTGCCCGGGCCGCGTTCGCGCGAGCTCCTCGAGCGCCGCAGGCGCAGCGTCTCCCGCGGCGCGGGCACCCTCGCCGACATCTTCATGGACCACGGATCGGGCGCGATCCTGGTCGACGTCGACGGCAACCGACTGATCGACCTCGGCTGCGGCATCGGCGTGACCACCATCGGGCACGCGCACCCCGACGTCGCCGCGGCCGCCTCCGCGCAGGCGTCGAAGCTCACCCACACGCTGTTCACGGTGACTCCGTACGAGAACTACGTGCTGGTCGCCGAGAAGCTCGCCGAGCTCACGCCGGGCGACTTCGAGAAGCACTCGATCCTCGTGAACTCCGGCGCCGAGGCCGTCGAGAACGCCGTGAAGATCGCCCGCCGCTACACCGGGCGCCGGGCGATCGCGTCCCTCGCGCACGCCTTCCACGGGCGCACCAACCTCACCATGGCGATGACCTACCGCCCGTGGCCCGAGCGCGCGGGCATGGGCCCGTTCCCCGGCGAGGTGTACTCGGTGCCGTCGAGCTACCCGTTCAAGGACGGCCTCAGCGGGCCGGATGCCGCGGCGCGCACCATCGACTACATCAACACGCACATCGGCCCGACCGAGCTGGCCGCGCTCTTCGTCGAGCCGATCCAGGGCGACGGCGGCATCGTCATCCCGGCCGAGGGCTACCTCGAGGCGCTCGCCGCCTACTGCGCCGAGCACGGCATCGTGCTCGTCTCCGACGAGATCCAGGCCGGCATCGCGCGCAGCGGCGCGTGGTACTCGATCGAGCACTTCGGCGTGGTGCCCGACCTGGTCACGACCGCCAAGGGCATCGCGGGCGGCTTCCCGCTCGCTGCCGTCACCGGTCGCGCCGAGATCATGGACGCGGTGCAGCCCGGCGGCATCGGCGGCACCTTCGGCGGCAACCCGGTGTCGACCGCGGCGGCCCTCGCGACGCTCGAGGTCATCGAACGCGACGGGCTGATCGCCGAGGCGCAGCGGGTCGAGCGCGCGTTCGCCGCGCGCATCGGCGACTGGGCGTCGCGGTACAGCGTGGTCGGCGAGGTGCGCGGCAAGGGCGCGATGTGGGGCGTCGAGCTCGTCGTGCCGGGCACGCGCGAGCCGAACGCGGCGGCGCTCACCTCGGTGCTGCGCCACGCCACCTCGAACGGCGTCATCCCGCTCGACGCGGGCTCGTGGGACAGCGTGCTGCGGTTCCTGCCGAGCGTCGTCATCTCGGAGGAGCTCGTCGACGACGCGGCATCCGTCATCGAGCAGGAGCTCGCCCGCCTCTCCGCCTGACCCGCACGGACAGCCGACGAGCCCGTGCCCACGGAGGGCACGGGCTCGATCGCGAGATGCGGGACTACGACTGCTTGAGGTGGTAACGCAGGCTCGCCAGCTCGGAGTTGAGCGCGGCGGGCACGCGGTCGCCGAACTGCGCGTAGTACTCCTCGGTGAGGTCGCACTCGGCCAGCCACGAGTCACGGTCGACCTCGAACAGGTGCTCGAGCACGCCCTCGTCGAGGTCGAGCCCGTCGACGTTCAGCGCGCCCTCGGCCGGGATGCGCCCGATCGGCGTGTCCTCGGAGCCGGCGTCGCCCTCGATGCGGCCGACGATCCACTCGAGCACGCGGGCGTTCTCGCCGAACCCGGGCCAGAGGAACCCGCCGTCGGCATCCTTGCGGAACCAGTTCACCTGGAAGATCTTCGGCGCCTTGTCGCCCAGGATGCGGCCCATCTTCACCCAGTGGCCCCAGTAGTCGGCCATGTTGTAGCCGCAGAACGGCAGCATCGCGAAGGGGTCGCGGCGGAGCTCGCCGACCGTGCCCTCGGCCGCAGCCGTCTTCTCCGACGAGATCGTCGAGCCCATGAACACGCCGTGCTTCCACGACCGGGCCTCGGCCACGAGGGGCACGTTCGTCGCGCGGCGCCCGCCGAAGAGGATCGCATCGACGGGCACGCCGTCGTGCGCCTCCCAGTCGTCCGCGATCGACGGGCACTGCGCGGCGCCCACCGTGAAGCGCGAGTTCGGGTGCGCGGCCGGACGGCCGGAGTCGGGCGTCCAGTCGTTGCCCTGCCAGTCGATGAGGTGGTCGGGCGCCTCGTCG
This portion of the Agromyces rhizosphaerae genome encodes:
- a CDS encoding aminotransferase class III-fold pyridoxal phosphate-dependent enzyme codes for the protein MDFTVPQQRSVVTELPGPRSRELLERRRRSVSRGAGTLADIFMDHGSGAILVDVDGNRLIDLGCGIGVTTIGHAHPDVAAAASAQASKLTHTLFTVTPYENYVLVAEKLAELTPGDFEKHSILVNSGAEAVENAVKIARRYTGRRAIASLAHAFHGRTNLTMAMTYRPWPERAGMGPFPGEVYSVPSSYPFKDGLSGPDAAARTIDYINTHIGPTELAALFVEPIQGDGGIVIPAEGYLEALAAYCAEHGIVLVSDEIQAGIARSGAWYSIEHFGVVPDLVTTAKGIAGGFPLAAVTGRAEIMDAVQPGGIGGTFGGNPVSTAAALATLEVIERDGLIAEAQRVERAFAARIGDWASRYSVVGEVRGKGAMWGVELVVPGTREPNAAALTSVLRHATSNGVIPLDAGSWDSVLRFLPSVVISEELVDDAASVIEQELARLSA